A window of the Fulvia fulva chromosome 3, complete sequence genome harbors these coding sequences:
- a CDS encoding AN1-type zinc finger protein 1, with protein sequence MSNSRPSEPPTDETFSKLAVGDVEAIGAHCQMTFCRQLDFLPFKCESCQGKFCLDHRTETAHQCPKAGEWARRRADANRGAALRGYTPSPKPNILTHEQQCSERSCKTLIDTPLVTAVQCDKCNYRYCLKHRLTHEHNCASITPKGARPSNGPTQKEKGLAALEKLRAWGASKTASLPQTKAKQSAAASIAATATLKKTAKGEDKIPQDKRIYLHVEASSDTITAKIPKGNFFYSSEYSIGRVLDLAAKSLQVQNMNNRSESEEDKLRVFHVEGGRLLEFGEKLGQSVQTGNTIVLLRGVGAGMAKTPEQTK encoded by the exons ATGTCGAACTCGCGCCCATCCGAGCCCCCCACCGACGAAACCTTCAGCAAATTGGCCGTCGGCGATGTCGAAGCGATAGGCGCGCACTGCCAAATGACCTTCTGCCGGCAACTCGACTTCCTTCCCTTCAAATGCGAGAGCTGTCAAGG CAAATTTTGCTTAGACCACCGCACTGAGACGGCCCATCAATGTCCCAAAGCTGGCGAATGGGCGAGGAGACGAGCAGATGCCAATCGCGGAGCCGCATTACGAGGCTACACACCTTCGCCGAAGCCAAATATACTCACACATGAGCAGCAGTGCTCGGAACGTTCTTGCAAGACGTTGATCGATACGCCGTTGGTGACGGCGGTGCAGTGTGACAAGTGCAATTACAG ATACTGCCTCAAACATCGACTCACCCACGAACATAACTGCGCGAGCATCACCCCGAAAGGTGCACGACCAAGCAACGGACCAACACAGAAAGAGAAGGGCTTAGCCGCGTTAGAAAAGCTGAGAGCATGGGGCGCTTCAAAGACGGCCAGTCTCCCGCAGACCAAGGCGAAACAATCCGCCGCAGCGTCAATAGCCGCGACAGCAACTTTGAAGAAGACGGCGAAAGGGGAAGACAAGATACCGCAGGATAAGAGGATATATCTCCATGTGGAGGCCTCGTCAGATACCATCACTGCGAAGATACCGAAAG GCAACTTCTTCTACAGCTCCGAATACTCCATAGGCCGCGTCCTCGACCTCGCCGCGAAGAGTCTACAGGTCCAGAACATGAACAACCGGAGCGAGAGCGAGGAGGACAAGTTGAGAGTCTTCCACGTTGAAGGTGGGAGATTACTGGAGTTTGGAGAGAAGCTGGGGCAGAGCGTGCAGACGGGAAATACGATTGTGCTGTTGAGGGGAGTGGGCGCGGGTATGGCGAAGACGCCAGAGCAGACAAAGTGA